Genomic DNA from Deltaproteobacteria bacterium:
GGTAAATTTCTACAGCTGCAGCCTTAACGCTCCCGACGACGGGATTTCGCTTCGCTCAACTTGCAGAATCTGCAGCATCCTCGACTTTTGGTCGCGGTAGGATATAGTCAGTAAATTAAAATGCTTGAAAAAGGAGGCAGCAATGAAAAAAGCATTTGTTCCGGTTCTAATGGCGTGTCTACTGTCCGTCGCACATTCTACCTTTGCCCAATGCCCGCCTGCTTTGGACCGTAATTTAATTCTCACCGAAGGCACGGCCGAGGTGATGGGCCAAAACGATTCAGCCAAAATTTCCATTGCCGTTGTGTCCGACGGGCGGAATTTGGAACGGGTCAGCTCAGAAAATGCCGGCAAAACCAAAGGGGTCCTAAAGGCGATCAAGGGTTTGGATATAAAAAACCTCAAACTCAAGACCTCCAATTACCGCGTGACACCCCAAAAGAACTATAAAGCCCGGCCGCCCATGATCAAAGGGTATGAAGTGCACAATGCGATTGAGCTTACGCTGGAAGGATTTGAGGCTGAGCATTTATCCAAGCATGTTTCGAAAATTGTCGGGAAGGCTCTGGAAAGTGGCGC
This window encodes:
- a CDS encoding SIMPL domain-containing protein (The SIMPL domain is named for its presence in mouse protein SIMPL (signalling molecule that associates with mouse pelle-like kinase). Bacterial member BP26, from Brucella, was shown to assemble into a channel-like structure, while YggE from E. coli has been associated with resistance to oxidative stress.), whose amino-acid sequence is MKKAFVPVLMACLLSVAHSTFAQCPPALDRNLILTEGTAEVMGQNDSAKISIAVVSDGRNLERVSSENAGKTKGVLKAIKGLDIKNLKLKTSNYRVTPQKNYKARPPMIKGYEVHNAIELTLEGFEAEHLSKHVSKIVGKALESGANNIHHIQFYIKNKKPLEKEALTQATQEAMDRARTLAQAAGVKLKRIASLSTHPIHMPPRPFMFRAADMKAEAAAGAPPIEIGESQIRVQVSVAYEME